A genomic segment from Methanobrevibacter ruminantium encodes:
- a CDS encoding translation initiation factor IF-2 subunit alpha → MVRKSQEWPDEGELIVGTVYKVVNYGAFANLEEYAGKEAFIHISEVSSGWVKNIRDHVRENQKIVARVLRVNPKKGHVDASLKRIREDQRTKKIQQWKIEQKAEKFLELAAKSLDKDLDTAYDEVGYELMDIFGDIYGAFESASEEGAGTLTEEGISQEWADAITEVAVKNIQPPEVHISGYVDIKNYNPDGVEVIKKALMAAEAENIEVQCVGAPRYRITVTSTDYLVAEKQLKEAAEKAISIVEYADGTGEFLREIEN, encoded by the coding sequence TTGGTAAGAAAAAGTCAAGAATGGCCAGATGAAGGAGAACTTATTGTAGGAACTGTCTACAAAGTTGTTAACTATGGTGCATTTGCTAACTTGGAAGAATACGCAGGTAAGGAAGCTTTCATTCATATTTCTGAAGTTTCTTCTGGTTGGGTAAAGAATATTCGAGATCATGTAAGAGAAAATCAAAAGATTGTTGCTCGTGTTTTAAGAGTTAATCCTAAAAAAGGTCATGTAGACGCTTCTTTGAAAAGAATCAGAGAAGACCAAAGGACTAAAAAGATTCAACAATGGAAAATTGAACAAAAAGCTGAAAAATTCTTGGAATTAGCTGCTAAATCTTTAGATAAAGACTTGGATACCGCTTACGATGAAGTGGGATATGAACTTATGGATATCTTTGGAGATATCTATGGTGCATTTGAAAGCGCTTCTGAAGAAGGGGCAGGCACTCTTACTGAAGAGGGAATTAGCCAGGAGTGGGCTGATGCCATAACTGAAGTTGCTGTCAAGAACATTCAACCTCCTGAAGTTCACATCAGCGGTTATGTAGATATTAAAAACTACAACCCAGATGGTGTAGAGGTTATTAAGAAAGCACTTATGGCAGCAGAAGCTGAAAACATTGAAGTTCAATGTGTTGGAGCTCCTCGTTACAGGATTACTGTAACTTCTACTGATTATTTGGTTGCTGAAAAGCAATTGAAGGAAGCAGCAGAAAAAGCAATTTCTATCGTAGAATATGCAGATGGAACTGGAGAATTCTTACGTGAAATTGAAAATTAA
- a CDS encoding 30S ribosomal protein S27e, with amino-acid sequence MASNGRGNFLRVKCLDCDNEQIIFDRAASDVKCIICGKTIVKSRGGKAKIMAHIDEVLQ; translated from the coding sequence ATGGCAAGTAATGGAAGAGGAAACTTTTTAAGAGTTAAATGTTTAGATTGTGATAACGAACAAATCATTTTCGATCGTGCAGCTTCTGATGTAAAATGTATCATCTGCGGTAAAACTATTGTAAAATCCCGTGGCGGAAAAGCTAAAATCATGGCTCACATCGATGAAGTTTTACAATAA
- a CDS encoding 50S ribosomal protein L44e, which yields MKMPKEKRTYCPHCKKHTMHEVHTSKKRKASELKWGQRQFRRVTAGYRGYPRPLPGGNKPVKKLDLRYKCKECGKSHIRKSFRVGKPEWVSN from the coding sequence ATGAAAATGCCTAAAGAAAAAAGAACTTACTGTCCACATTGTAAAAAACACACTATGCATGAAGTGCATACTTCCAAAAAGAGAAAAGCTAGTGAATTAAAATGGGGACAAAGACAATTCAGAAGAGTTACTGCAGGGTACAGAGGTTATCCAAGACCATTACCAGGTGGTAACAAGCCGGTTAAAAAATTAGATTTAAGATACAAATGTAAAGAATGTGGAAAATCCCACATCAGAAAATCTTTCAGAGTAGGAAAACCTGAATGGGTATCTAACTAG
- a CDS encoding DNA replication complex subunit Gins51 has protein sequence MQGDFFQVLRRVQKEERNKSSLARVDNDFYKQLRDYIKDLERSVANDPFGNEQLLLNNAQRIATEICELRESKITQAANNNIYRSFLLFKKDNPQFDLLDTTPLNLTDEEETLYFLLMDALKNHRYRISLDEYSEETSIGGNYEDSEENDGDFDEDEESSFVEDSYESTSSVEEESDVSDEMENEISDALGESNEVLDRLNQIKNAKVITDETYENIDKQVANQRYPGQGTVDNDQKLAEAETGEVEDKQEETPVITQESQESAEESAEESIEVQSNVEEDTKRESYVSTNPEDFYKNPDSQFVDLDKLEPNYDDDYYDSIAAGSNYAAPSEDDFNLIFAKPKKPKVESANAEEKTPVNDESAETKDNASAKIESRQSELRFSSGLDVKGKKTTRTDGFNKAINDNIDVKKGNAPKKPVDKTRGGLFARGEIENATVVLSEDVGEMVGIDGKVYGPFLANDVVILPNITAQILIDNNKASLIKY, from the coding sequence ATGCAAGGCGACTTTTTTCAAGTATTACGCAGAGTTCAAAAGGAAGAACGTAATAAATCCTCTCTAGCTAGAGTGGATAATGATTTCTATAAGCAGTTACGTGATTACATTAAGGACTTAGAGCGTTCTGTAGCGAACGATCCTTTTGGAAATGAGCAATTGTTACTCAATAATGCTCAAAGGATTGCTACTGAAATTTGTGAGCTTAGGGAATCTAAAATTACTCAAGCAGCCAATAACAATATCTACAGATCTTTTCTTCTGTTCAAAAAGGACAATCCTCAATTTGACCTCTTGGATACTACTCCTTTGAATCTTACAGATGAAGAGGAAACCTTATATTTCTTATTGATGGATGCTCTTAAAAATCATAGATATAGAATTTCCTTAGATGAATATAGCGAAGAAACCTCTATTGGAGGAAATTATGAAGATTCTGAAGAGAATGATGGGGATTTTGATGAGGATGAAGAAAGCTCTTTTGTAGAGGATTCTTATGAATCAACCAGTTCTGTTGAAGAGGAAAGTGATGTTTCTGATGAGATGGAAAATGAGATTTCTGATGCTCTTGGAGAATCTAATGAAGTTTTAGATAGGTTAAATCAGATCAAGAATGCAAAAGTAATCACTGATGAAACTTATGAAAACATTGATAAGCAGGTAGCTAATCAAAGGTATCCTGGCCAAGGCACTGTAGACAATGATCAAAAGCTTGCAGAAGCTGAAACTGGAGAAGTGGAAGATAAACAAGAGGAAACTCCAGTTATTACTCAAGAGTCTCAAGAATCAGCAGAAGAATCAGCAGAAGAATCAATAGAAGTCCAATCCAATGTGGAAGAGGATACTAAACGTGAAAGTTATGTTTCCACCAATCCAGAGGACTTTTACAAAAATCCGGATAGTCAGTTTGTAGATTTGGACAAATTGGAACCTAATTATGATGATGACTATTATGATTCAATAGCTGCAGGGTCCAATTATGCTGCTCCAAGTGAAGATGACTTCAATCTGATTTTTGCAAAGCCTAAAAAGCCTAAAGTTGAGTCTGCAAATGCTGAAGAAAAGACACCAGTTAATGATGAGTCTGCAGAAACTAAGGATAATGCATCAGCGAAGATTGAATCCAGACAATCTGAATTAAGATTTTCATCCGGGCTTGATGTAAAGGGAAAGAAAACTACCCGTACTGATGGTTTTAATAAAGCTATTAATGATAATATTGATGTTAAAAAGGGTAATGCTCCTAAAAAACCAGTTGATAAGACAAGAGGAGGATTATTTGCTAGAGGCGAAATAGAGAATGCAACTGTTGTCCTTAGTGAAGATGTCGGTGAAATGGTAGGCATTGATGGAAAGGTTTATGGCCCTTTCTTGGCAAATGATGTTGTTATCTTGCCGAATATAACTGCTCAAATTCTCATTGACAACAATAAGGCAAGTTTAATAAAATACTAA
- the pcn gene encoding proliferating cell nuclear antigen (pcna) has product MFKAELSDSSILKTSFDAISSIVDEVQIQTDSEGFRLDALDRSHITFVHLELKSSLFDEFICDEPEKINIDTDELMKVLKRSKANDRVLMSLDEGNLILTFVGEATRTFKIRLIDMEYDSPAPPSLDYPTEFEIPFTLLKDSIQDMDIFSDKITLMVDQENFYASAEGEFGDANIEYLHGEKIDTKAKSIFSLEKIREMLKADKFSEIATICLGNDMPLTLSLKMVSEDGELSFLLAPRIESED; this is encoded by the coding sequence ATGTTTAAAGCAGAGTTAAGTGATTCTAGTATTTTAAAAACCAGTTTCGATGCTATTTCATCTATTGTAGATGAAGTACAAATCCAAACTGACAGTGAAGGTTTTCGTTTAGATGCCTTAGACCGTAGTCATATTACTTTTGTTCATCTCGAACTTAAATCTAGTTTATTTGATGAGTTCATTTGTGATGAACCAGAAAAGATTAATATTGACACAGATGAGTTAATGAAAGTATTAAAACGTTCTAAAGCTAATGACCGTGTCTTAATGTCATTAGATGAAGGAAATCTTATTCTCACTTTTGTTGGTGAAGCTACAAGAACTTTCAAAATTAGATTGATTGATATGGAATATGATTCTCCTGCACCTCCTTCATTGGATTATCCAACTGAATTTGAGATTCCTTTCACACTCTTAAAAGACTCAATTCAAGATATGGATATTTTCTCTGATAAAATCACTTTAATGGTAGATCAAGAAAACTTCTATGCATCTGCTGAAGGTGAGTTTGGAGATGCAAACATTGAATATTTACATGGTGAAAAAATAGACACTAAAGCTAAATCCATTTTCTCTTTAGAAAAAATCAGAGAAATGCTTAAAGCAGACAAATTCTCTGAAATCGCTACTATTTGTCTTGGAAACGATATGCCATTGACATTAAGTCTTAAAATGGTATCTGAAGATGGGGAACTCAGTTTCTTGCTTGCTCCAAGAATAGAATCTGAAGACTAA
- a CDS encoding transcription factor S yields the protein MEFCPKCGGMILPQEVGDEDDKQIVLKCSTCGYDSSEVDKAEYSIEKKVESKETVIMRGDESGLRSTVREICPKCGHDRASYELLQTRSADEAPTRFFTCEKCGHKWRGYD from the coding sequence ATGGAATTCTGTCCAAAATGTGGTGGTATGATTCTTCCTCAAGAAGTAGGGGATGAAGATGATAAACAGATTGTATTAAAATGTTCCACCTGTGGCTATGATTCATCTGAAGTGGATAAAGCCGAATATTCAATTGAAAAGAAAGTGGAATCCAAAGAAACCGTTATAATGAGAGGAGATGAAAGTGGTTTACGTTCTACTGTAAGAGAAATTTGTCCGAAATGTGGACACGATCGTGCTTCATACGAATTGCTTCAAACCCGTAGTGCTGATGAAGCGCCAACTCGTTTCTTCACTTGTGAAAAATGCGGTCATAAATGGAGAGGCTATGATTAA
- a CDS encoding NUDIX hydrolase, whose amino-acid sequence MRGESIKYKIPSLTVDIFIYNENHEFILIQRKNPPFEGSWALPGGFVDYGETTENAAIREAKEETSIDIESVELFKVYSDPDRDPRRHTVSIIYLAHGNFDDAKADDDAKDIGVFSFDVLKERKLAFDHESILTDIKKHLEEN is encoded by the coding sequence ATGCGGGGTGAGAGCATTAAATATAAGATTCCATCATTGACTGTTGACATTTTTATTTATAATGAAAATCATGAATTCATATTGATTCAAAGGAAAAATCCTCCTTTTGAAGGATCCTGGGCATTGCCTGGCGGATTTGTTGATTATGGTGAAACAACAGAAAATGCTGCTATTAGAGAAGCTAAGGAAGAAACTTCCATTGATATTGAATCTGTAGAATTATTCAAGGTATATTCAGATCCAGACCGTGATCCAAGAAGACATACAGTGTCTATAATCTATTTGGCTCATGGCAATTTTGATGATGCAAAGGCGGATGATGATGCTAAGGATATTGGGGTATTTTCATTTGATGTTTTAAAAGAAAGAAAACTTGCATTTGATCATGAATCAATCTTAACTGATATAAAAAAACATTTAGAAGAAAATTAA
- a CDS encoding DNA-directed RNA polymerase subunit L, whose translation MEIEVVKDTKLELEMIIHGENHSLCNVLRKYLMEDNDVEYAVYGIDHPLTGEPIMTIKTKRTKRPRDSLLRAAQRLKEETAEFKELLEGI comes from the coding sequence ATGGAAATTGAAGTTGTAAAAGATACCAAATTAGAACTCGAAATGATTATTCACGGAGAAAACCACTCTCTTTGTAATGTTTTAAGAAAATATCTCATGGAAGATAATGATGTAGAATATGCGGTTTATGGTATTGATCACCCTCTTACCGGTGAACCTATCATGACCATTAAAACTAAAAGAACAAAAAGACCAAGAGACTCTCTTTTAAGAGCAGCTCAAAGATTAAAAGAAGAAACTGCCGAATTTAAAGAATTGCTTGAAGGAATCTAA
- a CDS encoding exosome complex RNA-binding protein Csl4: protein MKMESGDFVMPGDFLSVSEQFLPGQGAYEDDGSVKSGVPGNVLIDEDEKEISVISKSGGPNLLKVGDIVYGEVKDVRGQRALITIYSKKGTRRELALPYLAAIHISQVTPGYIDKLTDAFRIGDLIEAKVVKIMGDNLDLNTEDITSGVVKAMCTRCRTFMDPCNESEVYCPVCDRKEKRKVSKNYDY from the coding sequence ATGAAAATGGAATCTGGAGATTTTGTAATGCCTGGTGACTTTTTAAGTGTAAGTGAACAGTTCTTACCAGGTCAAGGAGCATACGAAGATGATGGAAGCGTAAAATCTGGTGTTCCTGGAAATGTATTGATTGATGAAGATGAAAAGGAAATCTCTGTAATATCAAAATCTGGTGGTCCAAACCTATTGAAAGTTGGAGATATTGTATACGGTGAGGTAAAAGATGTACGTGGCCAAAGAGCTTTAATAACTATTTATTCTAAAAAGGGAACCAGACGTGAATTGGCTCTTCCTTATTTGGCAGCGATTCACATCTCCCAAGTAACCCCTGGTTACATCGATAAGCTTACTGACGCTTTTAGAATTGGAGATTTAATTGAAGCAAAAGTAGTTAAGATTATGGGAGATAACCTTGATTTGAACACAGAAGACATTACTTCCGGTGTTGTAAAGGCTATGTGTACCAGATGCAGAACCTTTATGGATCCTTGCAATGAATCTGAAGTATACTGCCCTGTATGTGATAGAAAGGAAAAAAGAAAAGTTTCTAAAAATTATGATTATTAA
- the dph2 gene encoding diphthamide biosynthesis enzyme Dph2, producing MALYDMELKRVIKKINSLNVRNVGLQFPEGLKMQAVALAREIEKQTEATVIVSADPCFGACDVSDRKMNGIVDFIVHYGHTPLPLRYSIPTMFIEAKANVKIKDYLEEALEQLEGYSKIAIATTAQHLHLLDEIVDFLEDNGKEVVIGSSRSTRKGQVLGCNFTSVKNLGADVYLFIGSGNFHPLGIYLFTKAPVLAIDPYSGDIREMSAYADRILRIRFARIVKAREVTKWGIIVSSKEGQYRMKLAKEIKKLLEDEGMEAYILLMDHVNPDVLLPYMELEGFVVTACPRIAIDDSQMYKKPVITPKELEIVLNKREWEKYQLDEILFEDRYYQ from the coding sequence ATGGCATTATACGATATGGAGCTTAAAAGGGTTATAAAGAAAATCAACTCTTTAAATGTTAGGAATGTGGGATTGCAGTTTCCAGAAGGACTTAAGATGCAAGCTGTAGCTCTTGCAAGGGAAATAGAAAAGCAAACTGAAGCTACTGTAATTGTATCCGCAGATCCTTGCTTTGGAGCTTGTGATGTTTCAGACAGAAAGATGAATGGAATAGTTGATTTCATTGTTCATTATGGACACACTCCCCTTCCGCTTAGATACAGCATTCCTACAATGTTTATAGAAGCTAAAGCCAATGTTAAAATCAAGGATTATCTTGAAGAGGCATTGGAACAATTGGAGGGTTATTCCAAGATAGCTATTGCAACAACTGCACAACACTTGCATTTGCTTGATGAGATTGTAGACTTCTTAGAGGATAATGGCAAGGAAGTTGTTATCGGCTCTTCAAGAAGCACCAGAAAGGGGCAGGTTTTAGGTTGCAATTTCACTTCTGTAAAGAATTTAGGGGCAGATGTTTACCTATTCATTGGCAGCGGTAATTTTCATCCCTTAGGAATCTATTTGTTTACAAAAGCTCCAGTTTTAGCTATTGATCCTTATAGTGGGGACATTCGTGAAATGAGTGCCTATGCAGACAGGATCTTGAGAATCAGATTTGCAAGAATCGTGAAGGCACGGGAAGTTACAAAATGGGGAATTATAGTTTCCTCAAAGGAAGGCCAATACAGGATGAAATTGGCTAAGGAAATTAAGAAACTTCTTGAAGATGAGGGAATGGAGGCCTATATTCTCCTTATGGATCATGTAAATCCTGATGTATTGCTTCCATATATGGAACTTGAAGGATTTGTTGTAACCGCTTGTCCTAGAATAGCTATTGATGATTCCCAAATGTATAAAAAGCCAGTTATAACTCCTAAAGAGTTAGAGATTGTCTTAAACAAAAGGGAATGGGAAAAGTATCAATTGGATGAAATATTGTTTGAAGATAGGTATTATCAATAA
- the hpt gene encoding hypoxanthine/guanine phosphoribosyltransferase, translating to MLEKLVESLREAPVVKKGEYDYFVHGISDGIPAMDPAVLKEIAKVIDEILDLSKIDKIVGVEAMGIHIATALSFETGIPFIVIRKRQYGLPGEHEIVKSTGYATSKLYINDLNEGDNVLLVDDVVSTGGTLTAVINELKGIGVNLVDTVVVVEKGEGKGVVEEATGEDIKTLVKLDVVDGKVVADSLL from the coding sequence ATGCTTGAAAAATTAGTAGAATCATTAAGAGAAGCACCAGTTGTTAAGAAAGGAGAATATGATTACTTTGTTCACGGTATCAGTGATGGAATTCCTGCAATGGACCCAGCAGTTTTAAAGGAAATTGCTAAAGTGATAGATGAAATTTTAGATTTGTCTAAAATCGATAAGATTGTCGGTGTTGAAGCAATGGGTATTCACATTGCAACTGCATTATCTTTCGAGACTGGCATTCCATTTATTGTTATTCGTAAAAGGCAATACGGATTGCCTGGTGAACATGAAATAGTCAAATCCACTGGTTACGCAACTTCCAAATTATACATCAATGACTTGAATGAGGGAGATAATGTCCTTTTAGTGGATGATGTAGTAAGTACAGGAGGAACTCTCACTGCTGTCATCAATGAATTGAAAGGCATTGGTGTAAACTTAGTTGACACTGTTGTTGTTGTTGAAAAAGGTGAAGGTAAAGGTGTTGTTGAAGAAGCTACCGGTGAAGACATCAAGACTCTTGTAAAATTGGATGTTGTTGATGGAAAAGTTGTGGCCGATTCATTGTTATAA
- a CDS encoding signal recognition particle protein Srp54 produces the protein MSMLGSLGENLTNTMKKLAGMSVIDKKVVKEVVKDIQRALIQSDVNIQLVLKLSKTIEDRALNEEPPKGITPREHVITIIYEEMVNLLGSEAKELEVNKKPFKILFLGLQGSGKTTTIGKLCKYLQRKGFSPAVVCTDTWRPAAYEQLKQLTEDMQIQLYGDPNNKDALDLAEKGLKQFKNQKIIIFDTAGRHKNEEDLIEEMNKLDKIIEPDESILVIDGTIGQQAGEQAKAFSQATDIGSIIISKLDGTAKGGGALSAVAETGAPIKFIGTGERIDEFEAFDPERFISRLLGMGDIRSLIEKAEEVIDEDVATKTMNNMISGKFTLMDMQNQFEMMNSMGPMQQVMNMIPGLGGKIPKEASQMTEDKINEFKIIMSSMTEEEMLNPKIIKTSRITRIARGSGVDENSVKELLRYYNNTKKAMKGIGRRGMGGGAMNRLMGQFMK, from the coding sequence ATGTCAATGTTAGGAAGTTTAGGAGAAAACCTTACAAACACCATGAAAAAATTGGCTGGAATGAGTGTTATTGACAAAAAGGTTGTAAAGGAAGTAGTCAAAGATATTCAAAGAGCTTTAATCCAATCAGACGTAAACATCCAGCTTGTATTAAAATTATCCAAAACAATCGAAGACCGTGCACTTAATGAAGAGCCACCAAAAGGAATTACCCCAAGGGAACATGTAATTACAATTATCTATGAAGAAATGGTTAATTTGCTCGGCAGTGAAGCTAAAGAGCTTGAAGTCAATAAAAAACCATTCAAAATATTGTTCTTAGGATTGCAAGGTAGTGGTAAAACTACCACCATCGGTAAATTATGCAAATACTTGCAAAGAAAAGGTTTCTCTCCAGCAGTCGTTTGTACAGACACATGGAGACCTGCAGCATATGAACAGTTAAAGCAACTTACTGAAGATATGCAAATCCAACTTTACGGTGACCCTAACAATAAGGATGCATTAGACCTTGCAGAAAAGGGTTTAAAACAGTTCAAGAATCAAAAGATCATTATTTTCGATACTGCAGGTAGGCATAAGAACGAAGAGGATTTAATTGAGGAAATGAACAAGTTGGATAAGATCATTGAACCTGATGAATCCATTCTCGTTATTGACGGTACTATAGGTCAACAGGCAGGAGAGCAAGCTAAAGCATTCTCACAAGCAACCGATATCGGTTCCATAATCATTTCAAAATTAGATGGTACTGCTAAAGGGGGAGGTGCTCTCTCTGCAGTAGCTGAAACCGGTGCACCAATCAAGTTCATTGGTACTGGTGAAAGAATCGATGAGTTTGAGGCATTCGACCCTGAGAGATTCATTTCAAGATTATTAGGTATGGGAGATATCAGAAGCCTTATCGAAAAGGCTGAAGAGGTTATTGATGAAGATGTCGCTACTAAAACCATGAACAATATGATTAGCGGAAAGTTCACACTTATGGACATGCAAAACCAGTTTGAGATGATGAACAGCATGGGTCCTATGCAACAGGTCATGAATATGATTCCAGGTTTAGGAGGCAAGATTCCTAAAGAGGCAAGTCAAATGACTGAAGACAAGATCAATGAGTTCAAGATAATCATGTCTTCAATGACTGAAGAGGAAATGCTCAACCCTAAAATAATCAAGACTTCCCGTATTACAAGAATCGCAAGAGGTTCTGGTGTAGACGAGAACAGCGTAAAGGAATTATTAAGATACTATAACAATACTAAAAAAGCCATGAAAGGTATTGGACGTAGAGGAATGGGCGGAGGAGCCATGAATAGACTCATGGGTCAATTCATGAAATAA
- a CDS encoding tRNA pseudouridine(54/55) synthase Pus10 has protein sequence MNQETLDKAQELIDYTDGKICNHCLGRKFSDCVEGNGNEDRGIKIRESLNLEAYDGECEICHNIFNYIENDVLDLVNEKIELLKVEFDTFVVGCKLPKEIVEKDQEISDELDFDVEIIKKEVNREIGKLLEANLEQNVDFDGEDVLVMADFRRILKEDMENPVKVRLQINPIFIEGRYRKLVRGIPQTKWPCTKCKGRGCEECNFTGKQYPESVEELLSETVLKHTNGYEAKFHGAGREDIDVRMLGTGRPFVLEIKEPKVRKIDLEKISEEVAEVAEGKTEYLNLKFSERKRKAEIKVSSPDTYKVYRALVKCEDDIKEEDLEKLQSLHMIQQRTPIRVSHRRADKIREKEVKNIEVKFIDSKTFEMIIKTEGGLYIKELISSDEGRSNPSVTEVLGTQAICAELDVIEVGIK, from the coding sequence ATGAATCAAGAAACATTGGATAAGGCACAGGAATTAATTGATTATACAGATGGAAAAATCTGCAATCATTGTCTCGGACGTAAATTTTCAGACTGTGTGGAAGGAAATGGCAATGAGGATAGAGGGATTAAAATTAGAGAATCCCTAAATTTGGAAGCTTACGATGGAGAATGTGAAATATGCCACAATATCTTCAATTATATTGAAAACGATGTTCTTGATTTAGTAAATGAAAAAATAGAACTCTTGAAAGTTGAATTTGACACATTTGTTGTTGGCTGTAAATTGCCTAAGGAAATAGTGGAAAAGGACCAGGAAATCAGCGATGAACTTGATTTTGATGTTGAAATAATCAAAAAGGAAGTCAATAGGGAAATCGGCAAATTGCTTGAAGCAAATCTCGAGCAGAATGTTGACTTTGATGGTGAAGATGTGTTGGTGATGGCTGATTTTAGAAGAATCCTAAAGGAAGATATGGAAAATCCAGTGAAAGTCCGACTTCAAATCAACCCTATTTTCATTGAAGGAAGATATAGAAAGCTTGTCAGAGGCATTCCTCAAACCAAATGGCCATGCACTAAATGTAAGGGAAGAGGCTGTGAAGAGTGCAATTTCACAGGAAAGCAATACCCTGAATCAGTGGAAGAGCTCTTATCCGAAACTGTCTTAAAGCACACAAATGGATACGAAGCCAAGTTCCACGGTGCTGGAAGAGAGGACATTGACGTTAGAATGCTAGGTACTGGCAGGCCGTTTGTACTTGAAATCAAGGAGCCAAAGGTTAGAAAAATAGACCTTGAAAAGATATCTGAAGAGGTTGCTGAAGTCGCTGAAGGGAAAACCGAATACTTGAATCTCAAGTTCTCCGAAAGGAAAAGAAAAGCGGAAATTAAAGTATCCTCACCAGACACCTATAAGGTTTATAGAGCATTGGTCAAATGCGAAGATGACATCAAGGAAGAGGACTTGGAAAAGCTACAATCACTTCATATGATTCAACAAAGAACTCCGATAAGAGTTTCCCATAGAAGGGCAGACAAGATTAGAGAAAAGGAAGTCAAAAACATTGAAGTTAAGTTCATTGATTCAAAAACCTTTGAAATGATCATTAAAACAGAAGGTGGATTGTATATCAAGGAGCTTATCTCAAGTGATGAGGGAAGGTCCAATCCTAGCGTGACTGAAGTTCTTGGCACACAGGCAATATGTGCAGAATTGGATGTGATCGAAGTTGGAATCAAATGA
- a CDS encoding 50S ribosomal protein L21e, with translation MQRSRGFKSRSRKKLTKRVRPGRANPITRRIQQFENGDMVHIIIDPSIQKGQPHSRFHGKTAKVMDKKGKAYILALKDGNKAKELIVTPEHLKLQE, from the coding sequence ATGCAAAGATCCAGAGGATTTAAAAGTAGAAGTAGAAAAAAATTGACCAAAAGAGTAAGACCTGGTCGTGCAAATCCAATTACCAGAAGAATTCAACAATTCGAAAATGGTGATATGGTACACATTATCATCGACCCAAGTATCCAAAAAGGCCAACCTCATTCCAGATTCCATGGAAAAACCGCTAAAGTAATGGACAAAAAAGGTAAAGCTTACATACTTGCATTAAAAGATGGTAATAAAGCAAAAGAATTAATCGTTACTCCAGAACACTTAAAATTACAAGAGTGA
- a CDS encoding RNA polymerase Rpb4 family protein — MIGKKTLETEPIPAAKVKEILEEFSEKHELSYEQNLTLAHVTNLNKLSLEDTEKLIEELEAYVDHKQAVRIADIVPRDMADLRLIFAKERNAPSNDEMKEILEILEKYDIEEDLFL; from the coding sequence ATGATTGGGAAAAAAACATTAGAAACAGAACCAATACCTGCAGCTAAAGTGAAAGAAATTCTTGAAGAGTTTTCAGAAAAACATGAACTTAGTTATGAACAAAATTTAACTTTAGCTCATGTAACTAATCTAAATAAACTTTCCCTTGAAGATACTGAAAAATTAATCGAAGAACTTGAAGCTTACGTCGACCACAAGCAAGCTGTTCGTATAGCAGACATTGTGCCAAGAGACATGGCGGACTTAAGATTAATTTTCGCAAAAGAAAGAAATGCTCCTTCAAACGATGAAATGAAGGAAATTCTTGAAATTTTAGAAAAATATGATATTGAAGAAGATTTATTCTTATAA